The following proteins come from a genomic window of Aequorivita marisscotiae:
- a CDS encoding DUF721 domain-containing protein, whose product MAKRHAENISIGDALKEFIGANRLDKGLDKVNAKEAWDTVMGVAISKYTTDIKLDRETLYVQLSSSVLREELSYGKEKIIKLLNEELRKELVKKLVLR is encoded by the coding sequence ATGGCAAAACGACACGCAGAAAACATATCAATTGGAGACGCATTAAAAGAGTTTATAGGAGCAAATCGTTTAGACAAGGGCTTAGACAAAGTAAATGCAAAGGAAGCCTGGGATACGGTTATGGGCGTGGCTATTTCAAAATACACGACCGACATTAAATTAGATCGGGAAACGTTGTATGTTCAACTTTCCTCTTCGGTTTTGCGGGAAGAATTGAGTTATGGGAAAGAAAAGATAATCAAATTACTCAATGAAGAATTAAGGAAGGAATTGGTTAAGAAACTGGTTTTACGGTAA
- the ribH gene encoding 6,7-dimethyl-8-ribityllumazine synthase: MATANTNLSAYDKNTIPNAKDFRFGIVVSEWNHDITEGMFQGAFDALKDCGAINENIVRWNVPGSYELIYGCKRITESYDMLDAVIAIGSVIQGETKHFDYVCEAVAQGIKDLNVQGNIPVIFCVLTDNTMQQAIERSGGKHGNKGTEAAIAAIKMAQLRKESTF, from the coding sequence ATGGCTACAGCAAATACAAATTTATCGGCTTACGATAAAAACACAATCCCAAACGCGAAAGACTTTCGGTTTGGGATTGTTGTTTCAGAATGGAACCACGACATTACCGAAGGTATGTTTCAAGGTGCTTTTGATGCGCTTAAAGATTGTGGCGCTATAAACGAAAATATAGTACGGTGGAATGTGCCTGGGAGCTACGAACTAATTTACGGCTGCAAACGAATAACGGAGAGTTACGATATGCTGGATGCCGTAATTGCAATAGGAAGCGTAATTCAGGGCGAAACAAAACACTTTGACTACGTTTGTGAAGCCGTGGCCCAAGGCATTAAAGATTTAAACGTTCAAGGCAATATACCCGTAATTTTTTGCGTACTTACCGACAATACTATGCAACAGGCCATAGAGCGAAGTGGCGGTAAACACGGCAATAAGGGCACGGAAGCTGCCATTGCAGCAATTAAAATGGCACAGCTGCGGAAGGAATCGACATTTTAA
- a CDS encoding DUF6503 family protein: MKKLILMSAIIVAFSACRNDKKTTGEDPRVDGTELDTTGIEAPDGEVKIEQVAAPKTFPTSLQNVFMAHGGLDRWKQMNNLCFEMKGKNGDEIHTVSLPNRKTKIESKDWSIGKDANGVWLLRHDLSYEGNPVFYHNLMFYFYAMPFIISDPGTNYTAVEPTELDGKMYNGFKISYNDNVGDSPEDEYILYFNPTTNKMAWLAYTVTFKDQKKSDDWHYIKYDKWQEVNGLLLPEKMVWYNVENGKPKGKKMDIKFDKVTATETMLDASVFAKPAEAEYVK; encoded by the coding sequence ATGAAAAAACTAATTTTAATGTCTGCTATTATAGTAGCTTTTTCTGCCTGCAGAAACGATAAGAAAACTACAGGTGAAGATCCGCGGGTTGATGGCACCGAACTTGATACAACCGGCATTGAGGCGCCAGACGGTGAGGTTAAAATCGAACAGGTTGCGGCTCCCAAAACCTTTCCAACTTCACTTCAAAATGTTTTTATGGCCCACGGCGGACTGGACCGTTGGAAGCAAATGAACAACCTTTGTTTTGAAATGAAGGGCAAAAACGGCGATGAAATTCACACCGTTTCCTTGCCAAACCGAAAAACAAAAATTGAATCTAAAGATTGGTCTATCGGAAAAGACGCAAATGGAGTTTGGCTTTTACGACACGATTTAAGTTATGAAGGCAACCCCGTATTTTACCATAATTTGATGTTCTATTTTTACGCAATGCCTTTTATAATTTCAGATCCGGGCACCAATTATACCGCCGTGGAACCAACGGAATTGGACGGTAAAATGTACAACGGTTTTAAAATTTCGTATAACGATAACGTGGGCGATTCGCCAGAAGATGAATACATTTTATATTTCAATCCAACTACCAATAAAATGGCGTGGTTGGCATATACTGTAACGTTTAAGGATCAAAAGAAAAGCGACGATTGGCACTATATAAAATACGACAAATGGCAAGAAGTAAACGGACTTTTACTACCTGAAAAAATGGTTTGGTATAATGTTGAAAACGGCAAGCCAAAAGGAAAAAAGATGGATATAAAATTTGATAAAGTAACCGCCACCGAAACGATGCTCGATGCATCTGTTTTTGCAAAACCGGCTGAAGCAGAATATGTAAAATAG
- a CDS encoding DUF3810 domain-containing protein: protein MQKRTALILALLLPVQIILLQILKHFPEFVEQYYSLGLYPILSKISRYLFGWIPFSVGDLFYLLIIIMALRWLYKNVKRLKTATLPFFVDILAAASIVYFMFHILWGFNYYRLPLHKSLNLESDYTTEQLFNTTIRFIDKSNKMHRALGYADSVKIDLPYSQKEIFTKTLNGYQNLEKEFPQLAISPRSLKKSGWSLGLTYMGYSGYLNPFSGEAQVNNLITTYKFPVVACHEEAHQIGYAAENEANFIATLSTLHNDDPYIQYAGYIFTLRYLINEIARRDEAKYYDLLTTINPGILASYKEMRDFWESYENPFENFSKIFWDNFLKANNQSRGIMSYDYMVALVVNYFEDKRL from the coding sequence ATGCAAAAAAGAACTGCGCTAATTCTTGCGCTCCTGCTTCCTGTTCAGATAATTTTACTTCAAATTCTGAAACATTTCCCAGAATTTGTAGAACAATATTATAGTTTGGGCCTTTACCCCATACTTTCAAAAATCTCGCGCTATCTTTTTGGGTGGATTCCTTTTTCGGTTGGCGATTTGTTTTACTTACTAATTATAATAATGGCTCTTCGCTGGCTCTATAAAAATGTAAAACGACTTAAAACCGCTACCCTACCATTTTTTGTTGATATTCTTGCGGCCGCTTCCATAGTGTATTTTATGTTTCACATTCTATGGGGCTTTAATTATTACAGATTGCCATTGCACAAATCGTTAAATCTGGAAAGCGATTATACTACCGAACAGCTTTTTAATACTACCATTCGCTTTATTGATAAAAGCAACAAAATGCACCGCGCTCTAGGTTATGCCGATAGCGTGAAAATTGACTTACCCTATTCGCAAAAGGAAATTTTTACAAAGACCTTAAACGGTTATCAAAATTTGGAAAAAGAATTTCCGCAACTCGCCATCTCGCCACGAAGCCTTAAAAAAAGTGGTTGGAGTTTGGGTCTTACCTATATGGGGTACAGCGGTTATCTCAACCCTTTTTCGGGTGAAGCTCAAGTAAATAATTTAATTACAACCTATAAATTTCCAGTAGTTGCGTGCCATGAAGAAGCACACCAAATAGGGTATGCCGCAGAAAACGAAGCCAATTTTATTGCCACGCTTTCCACACTACACAATGACGATCCGTACATACAATATGCCGGATATATTTTTACGCTGCGCTATTTAATTAATGAAATAGCACGAAGAGACGAAGCAAAATATTATGACCTTTTAACCACCATAAATCCAGGAATTCTGGCCAGTTATAAAGAGATGCGCGATTTTTGGGAAAGTTATGAAAACCCATTTGAAAATTTTTCGAAAATATTTTGGGATAATTTTTTAAAAGCCAACAACCAAAGCCGCGGTATTATGAGTTATGATTATATGGTAGCTTTGGTTGTAAATTATTTTGAAGATAAAAGGTTGTAA
- the recF gene encoding DNA replication/repair protein RecF (All proteins in this family for which functions are known are DNA-binding proteins that assist the filamentation of RecA onto DNA for the initiation of recombination or recombinational repair.) → MILQKLSLLNYKNFESETFQFDPKINCFVGNNGVGKTNALDAIYHLSFGKSYFNPITTQNIKHGEEFFVVEGLYEKKESPEKIVVSAKKGQKKIIKRNGKIYDKFSEHIGFLPLVIISPADRDLIIEGSDTRRKFIDGVISQRDPDYLNTLLKYNKVLAQRNSLLKYFVANHTFNQDTIDIYNEQLHNFGTLIFGKRIAFLEEFLPIFLNRYKSISSGEESINLVYESQLQENDLLSLLENNISKDRFSQYTNFGIHKDDLVFEIDGHPIKKFGSQGQQKSYLIALKLAQFDFIKNHSKTNPILLLDDIFDKLDETRVEHLISLVDNENFGQLFISDTHAERTEEVIKKVHQTYKMFPLKS, encoded by the coding sequence ATGATTTTACAAAAACTATCCTTACTCAACTATAAAAATTTTGAATCTGAAACGTTTCAATTCGACCCAAAAATAAATTGTTTTGTGGGCAATAATGGCGTAGGAAAAACCAATGCACTCGATGCTATCTATCATCTTTCCTTCGGAAAAAGTTATTTTAACCCAATAACAACCCAAAATATTAAACACGGCGAAGAATTTTTTGTAGTTGAAGGCTTGTATGAGAAAAAAGAAAGTCCCGAAAAAATTGTGGTAAGCGCAAAAAAAGGGCAGAAAAAGATTATAAAGCGCAACGGGAAAATTTACGATAAATTTAGCGAGCACATAGGTTTTTTACCATTGGTGATTATTTCGCCCGCAGACAGAGATTTAATTATTGAAGGTAGCGACACACGCAGAAAGTTTATTGACGGCGTAATTTCGCAGCGCGATCCGGATTACCTAAACACCTTGCTTAAGTACAACAAAGTGCTGGCCCAGCGAAATTCCTTACTAAAATATTTTGTAGCCAACCACACGTTTAATCAGGATACAATTGATATTTACAACGAGCAACTTCATAATTTTGGCACTTTAATTTTTGGGAAGCGTATCGCGTTTTTAGAAGAATTTCTACCTATCTTTTTAAATCGATACAAATCTATAAGCAGTGGCGAGGAAAGTATAAATTTGGTGTATGAAAGTCAATTGCAGGAAAACGATTTGCTATCCCTTTTAGAAAATAATATTTCAAAAGACCGATTTTCACAGTACACCAATTTCGGGATACACAAAGACGATCTAGTCTTTGAGATTGACGGACATCCCATTAAAAAATTCGGCTCTCAGGGTCAACAAAAGTCGTATCTTATAGCTTTAAAGTTGGCTCAGTTCGATTTTATAAAAAATCATTCAAAAACTAACCCGATTTTGCTATTGGATGATATTTTTGATAAATTGGACGAAACTCGGGTGGAGCACTTAATCTCCTTAGTGGACAATGAAAATTTTGGGCAGCTATTTATTAGCGACACCCACGCAGAACGTACAGAGGAAGTAATAAAAAAAGTGCATCAAACTTATAAAATGTTTCCACTTAAAAGTTAA
- a CDS encoding nucleoside-diphosphate kinase: MRTDRTFTMLKPDAVEKGHIGAILEKINASGFRIVAMKLTHMTTQDAQAFYAVHSERPFYGELVEYMTRGPIVAAILEKENAVEDFRTLIGATNPADAAEGTIRKLYAASIGENAVHGSDSDENAAIEGAFHFAGREMF; encoded by the coding sequence ATGAGAACAGACAGAACATTTACAATGTTAAAGCCAGATGCCGTTGAAAAAGGACACATTGGCGCCATTCTTGAAAAAATTAATGCTTCCGGTTTTAGAATCGTAGCGATGAAACTTACGCACATGACCACGCAAGATGCCCAAGCATTTTACGCAGTGCACAGTGAACGCCCATTTTATGGCGAATTGGTTGAATATATGACCCGCGGACCAATCGTTGCAGCAATTCTTGAAAAGGAAAATGCAGTTGAGGATTTCCGTACATTAATTGGAGCTACCAATCCTGCAGATGCAGCCGAAGGTACCATCCGTAAATTATACGCAGCGTCTATTGGTGAAAATGCTGTTCACGGCAGTGACAGCGATGAAAATGCAGCAATTGAAGGTGCTTTTCATTTTGCAGGACGTGAAATGTTTTAA
- a CDS encoding DHH family phosphoesterase produces MKKDTAQLVDKLLASPQKIVIVGHKNPDGDAVGSCLGLSFFLKSLGHSATVIMPNDFPDFLKWLPGCEEIVIYEKDVQKTNDICKAANLIFTLDFNSLDRVGGELQAVLENASAKFVMIDHHQQPADYAVATYSDVKMSSTSEMVYHFMDALGKAENLSDNIAINLYTGIMTDTGSFRFSSTSPTTHRVAAKLIEAGAESAIINQNVYDTNSPERMKLLGVALNNLVILPELHTAYITLTQKDLDDHHFKKGDTEGFVNYALSVKGINFAVIFIENKQESIVKISFRSKGKFSVNDFARNHYSGGGHINAAGGKSSQDLNKTINEFISILPRYKNELTDAS; encoded by the coding sequence ATGAAAAAAGATACCGCTCAGCTTGTTGATAAACTGCTTGCTTCACCACAAAAAATAGTAATTGTGGGACATAAAAATCCAGATGGCGATGCAGTAGGGTCGTGTTTGGGACTTTCTTTTTTTCTGAAAAGTTTAGGCCATAGCGCTACCGTTATTATGCCGAACGATTTTCCAGATTTTCTGAAATGGCTTCCGGGTTGCGAAGAAATTGTTATTTATGAAAAAGATGTTCAGAAAACCAACGATATATGTAAGGCTGCCAATTTAATTTTTACCTTAGACTTTAATAGTTTAGATAGAGTGGGCGGCGAGTTACAAGCAGTTTTGGAAAACGCATCGGCAAAATTTGTAATGATAGACCACCACCAGCAGCCCGCAGATTATGCCGTAGCAACCTATAGCGATGTAAAAATGAGTTCCACTTCCGAAATGGTTTATCATTTTATGGATGCGTTGGGGAAGGCCGAAAATCTGTCTGATAACATTGCCATAAATCTATACACTGGTATAATGACAGATACCGGTTCATTCCGTTTCTCTTCCACAAGTCCAACCACACATAGAGTGGCTGCAAAATTAATTGAAGCTGGTGCAGAGAGTGCAATTATAAACCAAAATGTTTACGATACAAACAGCCCCGAACGCATGAAACTTTTGGGAGTGGCTTTAAACAATCTGGTAATTTTGCCCGAATTGCACACGGCATATATAACCCTTACCCAAAAAGATTTGGACGATCACCATTTTAAAAAAGGCGATACCGAAGGATTTGTAAATTATGCCTTATCTGTAAAAGGTATAAATTTCGCGGTCATATTTATTGAAAATAAGCAGGAAAGCATTGTAAAAATTTCGTTTAGAAGCAAAGGTAAATTCTCGGTGAACGATTTTGCGCGCAACCATTACAGCGGCGGAGGCCATATTAACGCTGCAGGCGGTAAAAGTTCGCAAGACCTTAACAAAACCATAAACGAATTTATTAGTATCTTGCCACGATATAAAAATGAACTCACAGATGCTTCATAA
- a CDS encoding lipocalin family protein, with protein sequence MSYKFTFLIIAMFFLSCEKPNPEAQKQNLSGYWEIKSVKMPDGEKKEFTINTVVDYIEINGNSGTRTKVSPNFDGSFTTNGDSENFTLKIEEDSLRMYYKTPFDAWKETVISAKDSMLTVVNRDNKIYTYSKFKNFNLESPTIDYSQPGPDNSRL encoded by the coding sequence ATGAGCTATAAATTCACATTTTTAATAATTGCAATGTTTTTCCTTTCCTGCGAAAAACCAAATCCGGAAGCACAAAAACAGAACCTCAGCGGGTATTGGGAAATTAAATCCGTTAAAATGCCCGATGGCGAAAAGAAAGAATTCACTATAAACACTGTGGTGGATTATATTGAAATAAATGGTAATAGCGGCACGCGCACAAAGGTATCGCCAAACTTTGACGGAAGTTTTACAACCAATGGCGATTCTGAAAACTTCACCTTAAAAATTGAAGAAGACAGTTTGCGAATGTATTACAAAACTCCTTTTGACGCATGGAAGGAAACGGTGATTTCAGCAAAAGATAGCATGCTAACTGTTGTAAATAGAGATAATAAAATTTACACATATTCAAAATTCAAAAATTTCAATTTAGAGAGTCCAACGATTGATTATTCACAACCGGGACCTGATAACTCAAGACTTTAA
- a CDS encoding aminoacyl-histidine dipeptidase has translation MNEEIRNLKPKALWNKFADLNAVPRPSKKEERVIAFMKDFGKNLGLETIEDEVGNVIIRKPATQGMEDRKMVVLQSHLDMVHQKNNDTNFNFDTQGIEMYVDGDWVRAKGTTLGADNGLGVATIMAILESNEIEHPAIEALFTIDEETGMTGAKGLKGGLLKGDILLNLDTEEDDEIGVGCAGGVDITATGTYSEIDSPQNASPFIIKVKGLNGGHSGMDIIKGLGNANKLMNRVLFATNDFMQLAKLEGGSLRNAIPRESVAQVVVTSEEEFKSAFEKIKNDIISEYKSLEENLTITAEKSSEAFKKTMAEADQKNFLNAMNAAHNGVYRMSPDIEDLVETSNNIAKVSVSNGTIKVECLTRSSVESSKDVLANALTSVFELAGYKVKLAGDYPGWAPNMDSAILKVLDSLYQKMNGEKANVAACHAGLECGILGQNYPEMDMISFGPTIKGAHSPDERASISSAQKYWDFVLEILKNIPKK, from the coding sequence ATGAACGAAGAAATAAGAAACCTAAAACCCAAAGCGCTTTGGAACAAATTTGCAGATCTAAACGCCGTGCCACGCCCTTCAAAAAAGGAGGAACGCGTGATTGCGTTTATGAAAGACTTTGGAAAAAATCTAGGCTTGGAAACTATTGAAGACGAAGTGGGCAACGTGATAATCCGCAAACCCGCAACCCAGGGAATGGAAGACCGAAAAATGGTCGTCCTGCAAAGCCACTTGGATATGGTTCACCAAAAAAATAACGATACCAACTTTAATTTTGACACTCAGGGAATTGAGATGTATGTGGATGGTGATTGGGTTCGCGCAAAAGGCACAACCCTTGGCGCCGATAACGGTTTGGGGGTTGCAACCATAATGGCTATTCTTGAAAGTAACGAAATTGAGCATCCCGCAATTGAAGCCCTTTTTACTATAGATGAAGAAACCGGAATGACCGGCGCTAAAGGCCTAAAAGGTGGTTTGTTAAAAGGCGACATACTTTTAAATCTCGACACCGAAGAGGACGATGAAATAGGTGTAGGCTGCGCGGGTGGCGTAGATATTACTGCAACAGGCACCTATTCGGAAATTGACTCACCACAAAATGCTTCTCCTTTTATAATTAAAGTGAAAGGACTAAACGGCGGCCATAGTGGTATGGATATTATTAAAGGGTTGGGGAACGCAAATAAGCTAATGAATCGCGTACTATTTGCCACTAACGATTTTATGCAACTGGCAAAATTAGAGGGCGGAAGCCTGCGCAATGCCATTCCTCGTGAAAGTGTGGCGCAAGTTGTAGTTACTTCGGAAGAAGAGTTTAAGTCAGCTTTTGAAAAAATAAAAAATGATATTATATCCGAATACAAATCTTTGGAAGAAAATTTGACCATTACTGCTGAAAAAAGCAGTGAGGCTTTCAAAAAAACAATGGCCGAGGCAGATCAAAAAAACTTTTTGAATGCGATGAATGCCGCGCATAACGGTGTTTACCGAATGAGTCCGGATATTGAAGATTTGGTGGAAACTTCAAATAACATTGCAAAAGTTTCGGTTTCAAATGGAACTATTAAAGTGGAATGTTTAACGCGTAGCTCTGTAGAATCTTCAAAAGATGTTTTAGCGAATGCGCTAACTTCAGTTTTTGAACTTGCAGGTTACAAAGTGAAGCTAGCTGGCGATTATCCGGGTTGGGCACCAAATATGGACAGCGCAATTTTGAAGGTTTTAGATAGCCTTTACCAAAAGATGAATGGTGAAAAGGCGAACGTAGCAGCTTGCCACGCTGGATTGGAATGTGGTATTCTAGGTCAGAATTATCCAGAGATGGATATGATTTCCTTTGGACCAACCATTAAAGGAGCACACTCTCCCGATGAGCGGGCTAGCATTTCATCTGCGCAAAAATATTGGGATTTTGTTTTGGAAATTTTAAAGAACATTCCGAAGAAATAG
- a CDS encoding T9SS type A sorting domain-containing protein: MVFDIYGNVVLQTFTNKINTSRFKPGIYIIKTQINNETITKKIIK; encoded by the coding sequence ATGGTTTTCGACATATACGGAAATGTAGTTCTTCAAACATTTACAAATAAAATTAATACCTCACGGTTTAAACCTGGCATTTATATAATTAAAACTCAAATAAATAATGAAACAATTACAAAAAAAATCATCAAGTAG
- a CDS encoding riboflavin synthase subunit beta: MGLISKRKNKKYSYKPRHYEYDGDGSPFSMGHKFDEFRTTVGDNKGLKGKFITAWADLRQSSDRNANRRLLIIISILVLLFLFIIDFDLSIFYA; this comes from the coding sequence ATGGGACTTATAAGCAAGCGAAAAAATAAGAAGTATAGCTACAAACCACGTCATTATGAGTATGACGGTGATGGTAGCCCTTTTTCCATGGGGCATAAATTTGATGAGTTTAGAACCACGGTTGGCGACAACAAAGGTTTAAAGGGAAAATTTATAACCGCATGGGCAGATTTGCGCCAATCTTCAGACAGAAACGCAAACAGAAGGTTGCTCATTATAATTTCTATTTTAGTGCTTCTATTTCTCTTTATTATCGATTTTGATTTATCTATTTTCTACGCATAA
- a CDS encoding tetratricopeptide repeat protein: protein MATYKKRGGKPTTKADKNAQLEENSTTAEVFNTLDEGASKTEAWVEKNQKGILAFIIVVAVCVLGYFAYDQYIKGPKETEAMNEMFQAQSYWEQALTAPAKDSLYNLSLQGGEGKYGFLDIIENYGGTDAANLAHYYAGMAYLNTNKYQEAIAQLDKFSSDDDILAPLAKGAIGDAFVQLGQNEDALKYYEEAAKMRTNDFTTPRFLLKAGIAAMALNQNDKALAHFKKIADEYPKATEASKAEIYTGRAEAMKK from the coding sequence ATGGCAACCTACAAAAAACGCGGAGGCAAACCAACTACAAAGGCTGATAAGAATGCACAGCTAGAAGAAAACAGTACAACAGCAGAAGTTTTTAACACGCTGGATGAAGGCGCATCTAAAACCGAAGCTTGGGTAGAAAAAAATCAAAAAGGCATTTTAGCTTTTATTATTGTGGTAGCAGTTTGTGTGTTGGGTTATTTTGCATACGATCAATACATTAAGGGCCCAAAGGAAACAGAGGCAATGAACGAAATGTTCCAAGCGCAGAGCTATTGGGAACAAGCTTTAACCGCTCCGGCTAAAGATTCGCTTTACAATCTTTCGCTTCAAGGGGGCGAGGGCAAGTATGGGTTTTTAGATATTATTGAAAACTACGGTGGTACGGATGCCGCAAATTTGGCGCATTACTACGCTGGAATGGCATATTTAAACACCAACAAATACCAGGAGGCCATTGCGCAATTAGACAAATTTAGCAGCGATGACGATATATTGGCTCCATTGGCAAAAGGTGCTATTGGCGATGCATTTGTACAATTGGGTCAAAACGAAGACGCCTTAAAATATTACGAAGAAGCAGCCAAAATGCGCACTAATGATTTTACAACGCCACGCTTTCTTTTAAAGGCAGGTATTGCAGCAATGGCTTTAAATCAAAATGATAAAGCTTTGGCGCACTTCAAAAAAATAGCAGACGAATATCCAAAGGCAACCGAGGCTTCAAAAGCCGAAATTTATACCGGGCGTGCCGAGGCAATGAAAAAATAA
- the gldI gene encoding gliding motility-associated peptidyl-prolyl isomerase GldI: protein MLHKLFYSTLFFVLIISCKSPEARRPVQSASGTFIKESAERNKKIYDEEKSYIEKIMAQDSTTDYISSENGFWYYYNKKDTTNTEMPDLGDIVKFSYNIKDFNGSVILSEQENGIQQYKIDQSNQDLISGVREGLKLMKEGEIVTFLFPSYKAFGYYGIEAKLGTNIPVQSTITLHSIEQSN from the coding sequence ATGCTTCATAAGCTGTTTTATAGCACATTATTTTTTGTTTTAATAATTTCGTGTAAAAGCCCGGAAGCTCGGCGTCCAGTGCAAAGTGCATCAGGTACTTTTATTAAGGAATCTGCAGAGCGAAACAAAAAAATCTACGACGAAGAGAAAAGTTATATCGAAAAAATAATGGCTCAAGACTCTACCACAGATTATATTTCGTCTGAAAACGGCTTCTGGTATTACTACAATAAAAAAGATACTACAAATACCGAAATGCCAGATTTAGGCGATATCGTTAAATTTTCTTACAATATTAAAGACTTTAACGGGAGCGTAATTCTTTCAGAACAAGAAAATGGCATACAACAATACAAGATAGACCAAAGTAACCAAGACCTAATTTCTGGTGTTCGTGAAGGTCTAAAACTTATGAAGGAAGGTGAAATTGTAACCTTTCTTTTTCCTTCCTATAAAGCTTTTGGCTATTATGGGATTGAAGCAAAACTCGGCACCAATATACCGGTGCAGAGCACAATTACTTTACATTCAATAGAACAATCAAACTAA
- a CDS encoding peptidylprolyl isomerase: MKKLTFLFLLLTLAFASCQEKYPELKDGVYAEFITNKGTFVAKLKNNTAPLTVSNFVALAEGTNGMVDSLYKGKRFYDGLTFHRVIKDFMIQGGDPKGDGSGNPGYAFPDEPNDSIHFTEKGLLAMANSGPDTNGSQFFITLKETPWLNGRHTIFGEIVLGQEVVDSIGNVETEKPGDKPKEPVIIETVNIINKGNVKVPYFTEEMARLEKQKKEKEERINKVAAQKAEELNALEAKADSLPSGVKIYFNEKGEGPQPKEGDKILMNYAGFLSDGHMFDSNILENAEKFEMVNEMRKAAGQYVPVPTDYSTEAKLIPGFREGLLNMKVGDKATIFIPAHLAYGKRGIPGVIPPDSELIFELQIVEITE; the protein is encoded by the coding sequence ATGAAAAAACTAACATTTTTATTTTTATTGCTTACCCTTGCGTTTGCCTCTTGTCAGGAAAAATATCCCGAACTTAAAGATGGCGTTTATGCCGAATTTATTACCAACAAAGGAACATTTGTTGCAAAACTTAAAAATAATACCGCCCCCCTTACGGTTTCTAACTTTGTAGCTTTGGCAGAAGGCACCAACGGTATGGTGGACTCACTTTACAAAGGAAAGCGCTTTTACGACGGCCTCACTTTTCACCGTGTTATTAAGGATTTTATGATTCAAGGTGGCGATCCAAAAGGCGATGGTTCCGGAAATCCAGGATATGCCTTCCCCGATGAGCCCAACGATTCAATTCATTTTACGGAAAAAGGATTATTGGCAATGGCCAATTCGGGCCCAGATACAAACGGTAGTCAGTTTTTTATTACATTAAAAGAAACGCCGTGGTTAAATGGTCGCCACACTATTTTTGGTGAAATTGTTTTAGGGCAGGAAGTTGTGGACTCTATAGGAAATGTGGAAACCGAGAAACCTGGCGACAAACCTAAAGAGCCCGTAATTATTGAAACAGTGAATATTATTAATAAAGGAAATGTAAAAGTTCCTTATTTCACTGAAGAAATGGCGCGACTGGAAAAACAAAAGAAAGAAAAAGAGGAGCGCATCAATAAAGTAGCAGCGCAAAAAGCCGAAGAGCTTAATGCTCTTGAAGCAAAAGCAGATTCGCTTCCTTCGGGCGTTAAAATATATTTTAATGAAAAAGGAGAAGGCCCACAACCCAAGGAAGGAGATAAAATTTTAATGAATTATGCAGGGTTTCTTTCAGACGGCCATATGTTTGACTCAAACATTCTTGAAAACGCCGAAAAGTTTGAAATGGTAAATGAAATGCGAAAAGCTGCCGGACAGTACGTCCCAGTTCCTACAGATTATAGCACGGAGGCAAAATTAATTCCAGGTTTCCGCGAAGGTCTTTTAAATATGAAGGTTGGCGATAAAGCAACCATTTTTATCCCTGCCCATTTAGCTTACGGTAAAAGAGGAATTCCAGGAGTAATCCCTCCAGATTCTGAATTGATTTTCGAGCTTCAAATTGTTGAGATTACAGAGTAA